GACCCCGTCATGCGACGGGGTGACAACCTGAATCTGACTCAGTCAAGATGCCCTAGCGCCGCGCTTGCAGCCCTTGCTTGATGGCGGCATTGAACGCCCGCACGGCAGCGGCGGGGCCTTCCGGCGCGCTCCACACGGCGGTGATGGCGGCGATGAAATCCGCCCCCGCACTCACCAGCGGGATGCAGTTTTGCGGCGTCAGCCCGCCAATAGCGACCGAAGGCACGGTGGTATAGGTCGACCACCAGGGCAATAAATCCGCCGCCGGGGTGCCATACATCGCCAGTTTTTCCGGGGCTTTCGATTGGGTCGGGTGATAGGCGCCAAAGGCGATATAATCCGCGCCGCCCTCACCTGCTTCCATCGCCAGATGGGCCGAATCATGGCAGCTGATGCCGATCACCTTATCCGCCCCGAGCTGCGCGCGCGCTTCCGCCAACGGCATATCTTCCTGCCCGAGATGCACCCCATCCGCCCCGAGCTCGAGCACGAGATCGACCCGGTCATTAATCAGAAACGCCACGTCATGCGCGTGGGCGATGGGCATCAACGCCGCCGTCGCGGCGCGGATGGCGTCGTCGCTGGCATCCTTCAACCGCAGCTGGAAGGCGCTGACATCGCCCGCGCTCAAGGCTTCATCCAGCGTGCGGGCGAAGGCTTCCGGCACCAGCGTTGGCGGCGAAATCAGGTAAAGGCGGCACAAATACGGTTCAGACATGGCGCGACTATAATAAGTTCCACCGCCCACGTCCAGCAGCGCACCATTATATTTCTTTGCGCATTCATTACCGTTTTTTTATGCGCGTGCAGCTATGGTCTCAGCATCCACAAGGAGGAGACTATGCGTAACTTATTACTCGCCCTGACGACCGGCATTCTCGCCGGGCAAGCCTTTAGCATCTACCGCGAAACCGCCGCCCGCTGCGCCAAACGCGAGCAGCGCCGGGAAGACCGGGTGGATGATACGATCGACGATTCCTTCCCGGCCAGTGATCCACCAAGCTGGACGCCCCTGAAACCGGGCGTCGCGAACCGTTAATAAAAAAGGCATGAAACAACCGTTTCATGCCTTTTTCTTGGCTGGAATGCACGCACGATGCATCCCACTACTTGTCATCCAATTGTCATACTTGAAAATGGCGCTGGTGTTATAATGTATCCATCATATTAATCAAAATAACACCGTGGGTAGCATAATGGAACCGATGAAACCGAATCATGCGCAAGAGTATCAAGGCCCGGGCAAAATGTGGTCGGCCTTTGGCGGCTGGGGCGTTGGCGGCCTGATTGGCGGGCTGGCCACGCTGCCATTCCGGTGGAACTCGATTAAGTCCATCTTTAAGGGCGAAATCGTCAAATCTACTGGGCTTTGGGTTGGCTCCAGCCTGCTGGTTTTAGCCAGTTCTACGGTCGGTGCTATTGTCGGCTGGAACAAAGGGAAAAACGGGCAGCAGCAATTCGAAAACACCCAAGCACAACTGGCCAATGCCGAGAATGAAAACACCCAACTGAAGCAAGTGATCGGCACTCAGGCGCAAACCCAAAAACGCTTCAGCGACACTGTGACCTCGCGCAGCGAACAAGGCAGCCATGCCGCTGCTGCAGAAGCCGATAAACAACAAGCAAGCGTCACTACCCCGACGCTATAAACTTAATCCACATGCATAAAAAGGGTATGAAGCAAACGCTTCATACCCTTTTTAGTGACACGGTCGCCGCCGCTTATTTGGCGGCTTTGTAGATCCCGACAATGTCGTTCAGCAGGCTCAGCGCTTCGTCGCGCGGGCGTTGGAAGGCGTTGCGGCCCATGATCGAGCCATCCGCACCGCCGGCGGCAATCTCTTGCACCTCGGCCAGCACTTCGGCAGTGGATTTCGCGCCGCCGCCGGAGAAAATGACCAAGCGACGGCCACCGAAGGTGGTCTGTTTGATATGTGCGATGCGCTCGGCGAGCGTGCCAATTGCAATTTTTTCTTTCTCGTAAACCTTCTTCGCTTCGGCCTGCTCAATGAACGCGGTCGGCGGTTTCACCTTGATGATATGCGCGCCGAGCAACGCCGCCATATGCGCCGCATAGGCCGTGATGTCGATCGCGGTTTCGCCGTCTTTGCTGAGGCCTGCGCCGCGCGGGTAGCTCCAGATCACCACCGCCATGCCGAGCGCTTTGGCTTCCGCCGCCATTTCGCGGATTTCTTCCATTTGCTCATATGCCTGATGGCTGCCGGGATAAATCGTGAAGCCAATCGCCGCGCAACCAAGGCGCAGCGCGTCACCCACCGTTGCGGTGACGGCCTGATCGGGCGCAGCGTCCTTGGCGACCAGCGAGTTGTTGCTGTTCACTTTCAGGATCAGCGGGATCGCCCCGGCAAAGGTGTCGGCACCCGCTTCCAGCATGCCCAGCGGCGCGGCGTAGGCGTTCAGCCCCGCATCGATCGCCAGTTTAAAATGATAGTGCGGGTCATAGGCCGAAGGATTCACCGCGAAGCTGCGCGCCGGGCCGTGCTCGAAGCCCTGATCGACCGGCAGGATCACCATGCGGCCGCTGCCGCCCAATTTGCCATGCATCAGCATGCGGGCAATGTTGCCCTTGGTGCCGGGATTGTCGGATTCATACCAGGAGAGAATTTCTTTAACCTTGCGGGTAAGTGCCATATGCGTGTGCCTCATGCGGGTGATGAAGGCCGGTTTAAGCATATTGCGCCGATGCGTCAAGCGTTTGGATAACGCGCCAGCACCTGTGCATCCACCGTTGCCGCTGCCGCGCGCAGCTGGGCCAGCATGGACTCGCTGGTCTCGCAGATAATGCTGCTAAACCCCAGCCGCAGCGCATCATGGGCGATGGCCGGGTCATCACCACAACACAGAGTGAAGGTGAATGCTTGCGGGAATTCGGCGCGCAACGCCGCCACCAAGGCGCGGTAATAATTCACGCCCGCATGGCAGGCGGCAAAGGGGGAGGAAACCAACGCGCTTGCGCCCGCAGCCAGCGCCGCGCGCGCATCCTCAAGCCCGTGCGCGCGCTGCATCGGTCGCCTGGGTGAGCAGCGCTTCGATGCCCGGCAGCGACTTGCCCTCCAGCCATTCGAGGAACGCGCCGCCCGCGGTCGAGAGGTAGCTCAGCTCGTTGGACAACCCGGCATGCGCCAGTGCTGCCACCGTGTCACCACCACCGGCAACCGAATGCAACTGCCCACGCCGCGAGGCCGCTGCCACCATCCGCGCGATCTGCACCGTGGTCGCATCGAACGGTGCGGTCTCGAACGCGCCGACCGGGCCATTCCACACCAGCGTTTTGCTAGCGGAAATCACTTCCTGCAGCGCCAGCAGCGAGCGTGGGCCCACATCGAGGATCATCCCATCCGCCGGAATATCATGCACATCGCATACGACCGAGGCCGCATGCGCTTTGAATTTTTTGGCCACCACCGCGTCGCTTGGCAGCAGGATGCGGCATTGCTGGCCTTCCGCCTGTTTCAAAATCGCGCGCGCGGTCGGTGCCATCTCGGCCTCGCACAGCGAGGTGCCGATCTGGATGCCTTGCGCGTACAGGAACGTATTCGCCATCGCCCCGCCGATCACCAGCGTATCGACCTTGGCCAGCAGGTTGCTCAGCAACTCCAGCTTGGTCGACACTTTCGAGCCGCCGACAATCGCCGTCAACGGGCGCGCCGGGTCGGCCAGCACGCTCGACAGGGCGTGCACCTCCTCCTCCATCAACCGGCCAGCGGCGGCGGGCAGATAGGGGTTGAGCCCGACAATCGACGCATGGGCGCGGTGCGAGCAGGAGAAGGCGTCGTTCACATACACATCGCCAAGCGTGGCCATGGCCTGGCCGAAGGCGGCATCGTTGGCCTCCTCCTCGGCGTGGAAGCGCAGGTTTTCCATCAAAATCACATCCCCGGCCTCGGCCCCTTCGACCGCTAGCCGCGCCGTGCTGCCGACGCAATCGGGCGAGAATTTCACCGGCCGGTCCCACAGGGCGGCCGACAGCGCATCCACCAGCGGCGCCAGCGAGAGGCCGGGGTCAAACCCCTTCGGGCGGCCCAGATGCGAGAGAATCACCACCTTGGCGTGGCGCTCCATCAAATATTGCAAGGTCGGAACGATCCGCGTGATCCGCGTGGCATCCGTCACCCGACCGGCCTGCATCGGCACGTTCAAATCCACCCGTACCAGCACGGTTTTTCCAGTAACATCAATGGATTCAAGGGTCGGCAGGGCGATGGTCATCAATTTCACCAAATTGTCACACTTTGTTAACCCCGCCGCTTGTATTATAGGCCCGTAACGAATGCAAGCACAGGGGATTAGAGGGCACTATGGACGAGAAAACACAGGACACAGCACCAGCCGAAGTCAATCCGTATGCGCCGTACGATCGCGCTTCAGTAGAGATGTCACACTGGATGCATGGCGGCCGCACCGAAAAACCAGCGAACAATACGGCACAAGAGGAGCAACCCGCAGCGTCACCCGCTCCGGTTATTCCACCTAAACCACGCATATTCGCTCGTTTCGACAAGAACCTGCGGCAACTGGAAAAGCATGTCACCACGCTGGGCGGCGCAATCGAAACCCCGCTGCAGCTTAGCGATAAAACCCGATCCGCGCTTGAAGGCTACCTGATTGCCGTTGCCTCCGGCGAAGCGTTTGCCCAAGTTGAAATAGAGCGCGCCCCTCTGGCTGCTATACAACGGGGAGAACAAATGGATGCCGCCAAGCTGGGAGTCGGCCTGGTAACAACCGATTATTCTCGGGCGGTACAAAATAGCTTTAAACATACGCTAACCAAACGCCTTGAGGCCCTTGCCCGCGACATCGTAAAAGAAAATAGTGTCAACGACATCAAAAAAGGGAATAGCGGCGAACAAATCATAGCAGAAAAATTGACAAAAACCTTGCTGGCGCTTGATGATAGAATCCCTCAACTGCGCGGGCTAAAATCGATACAAGCGGAGCTCAAAGTGCAGCTGGATGCGCTGCAGAACGAGGGGACAACTGACAGCCTGGATGCGGAGGATGTGGCCAACACACGGGCGTACATGGCCGCCCACCCCGACGAGCCGTTGATCGAGCACTACAGCGCGATGCTGGAGAAAAGCAGCGCGTGGTTGAAAGACGATAAAGCGAGGCACAAATCCTGGGTGAAACGTGGCGAGGACGCCCCCCGCACGAGCACCCCGACGCCCGGCTAGGGCTTACGCGCTCAGATGCGAGAGAACCACCACCTTGGCGTGGCGCCCCATCAAATAGTGCAAGGCCGGCACGTTCAAATCCACTCACACAAGCAGGTTCTTTCTAGTAATATCAATTGATTCAAGAGGCGGCAGGACGAGGATTATCAATTTCCCCCAATTGTCACACCCAGTTAACCATGCCGCTTGTATTATAGGCCCATAACAAATGTAAACACAGGAGATTTAGAGAACACTATGGACAAGAAAACACAGAGCATGGCACCCGCCGATGCCAATTCGGCTATCTTCACCCGCTTTGACGAGGCGCTGGAACAGCTGGCGAACGAGGTCAGCACCCTGCCCGACGGGACGGCACCGCTGAAGCTTAGCGATAAAACCCGATCCGAGCTTAAGGGCTACCTCATTGCCGTTGCCTCCGGCCAGCTATCCATCGGCATGGAGGATGAGCGTGCCCCCCGCCTCGCAGTGTTACCAAAAGAAGAACAGCAGCGCATGCGTGAAACACAGCAGCGCATGCAGCAGGAACAGCAGCGCTTCCAACAGCAGTACTTCAGCGCGGCGGAGAAAGGCTTTACACTGCAACTCTCCGAGCATCTTGCCGGTCTGGCACAGCGCATCGCCAAAGAGCAGCAGCTGCCCGATAGCGCGACGGCGCAATTGCGCGACACGCTCCTGAAGCTGAATAACAGAACACCGGAACTGGAAGACCTCAGCTCCCCGACACAGATAGCGCTGGAAGACCTCCGCTTAGCGCAGGCAGCGCTGAAAGCGCATCTAACGCCACAAACCGAGACCACGCCCGCAAGGGGGCACCGCGCCTTGGCTGCGGCTATCGAGGAGCCCCCGATCAACCAGCATTACCGCACCATGCTAAGCGACAGGACAGCCCATTGGCTGCACCATGGTGAAGTACCCACAAGCTGGGCGAAGAGCATCATCAGCCGCAACATGCAGCGGCAGGAGCAACTGCCGCGGCAGGAGCAGCGGGAGCAGCCGGATTTCGGCACCAACCACGGCGCGGGCTTTTCGAGATACAGCTAGCGTTTACGCGCCAAATCCAGCATCCGGCAGCTGAAGCCCCATTCATTATCATACCATGCGGCGACGCGCAGCAGATTGCTGCCCACGACGGCGGTGCCGGTGAGATCGACAATGGCGCTGGCGTTATCGTGGGTGAAATCGATCGATACCAGCGGCTCGGCGGAAACTTTCAGGATGCCTGCCATTGCACCCGCAGCGGCGGCGGTGAAGGCCTGATTGACCAGCTCTTTGGTCACCGGTTTGCTGGTGACGACCGTGAGATCGACCAGCGAAACATTCGGCACCGGCACGCGAATCGCGGTGCCGCTCAGCTTGCCTGCCAGCTCCGGCAGCACCAGGCCGATGGCCTGGGCCGCACCGGTTTTGCTCGGCACCATGCTGAGCGTGGCGGCGCGGGCGCGGCGGGGGTCTTTGTGGGACCCATCGACCAGGTTCTGATCGCCGGTGAAGGCATGCACCGTGGTCATGTATCCCGATTCAATACCAAAACTATCATTCAAAATTTTGGCGACCGGGGCGAGGCAGTTAGTGGTGCATGAGCCAACCGAGAAAACCGTATGTTCTGGCGTGATTTTTGCGCAGTTCACACCGCGGACAAAGGTCGGACAATCGTCACCTGCCGGGGCAGATATCAACACCCGCTTCGCGCCTTGGGCGAGGTGGACGGACGCCGCTTCCTTGCTGTTAAACGCGCCGGTGCATTCGAGCACGATATCGACACCAAGCTCCGCCCAGTTAATGTTCTTCGGATCACGCTCGTGGGTGACGGTGAACTTCCCGCGGCCCATGTCGATGCCCGCATCATCAAACGTAATTTTGTTTTGGAAGCGCCCGTGCACCGAGTCATATTGCAGCAGATGCGCATGGCTGGCGTTGCTTGCCGAACCGTTGGCGGCAACCAGCCGGATGTCGTCATAGCCCTCTTCCACTATCGCCCGTGCGACGCAGCGGCCGATGCGGCCCAACCCGTTAATGCCTACATTGATGGTCATGGTGACGCTCCTTTTGCCCGCGTTATAGCGGGTTATTGCGGCACGTCAAATGACGTTGCAGAAAGAATCGCGCAAAGCGGCAGCGGCCCATACAGATGGAGAAAATCCCCCGCCCGCGACCCGGATGACGATGGCTCCCAGCGCAAGGCCGCACCCAGCGCCGCGCTATCGACACTCAGCAGCACCAGATCGCGCTGCCCGGCGAAATATTTTTGTGCGGTTTCCGCCTGCTGCTGCTCGGTGGAAAAATGGATGTAGCCATCCGCCATATCCACCGGCATACCGGGAAACTCGCCGCTGCGCTGCGTTTCCTCCCACAGCGCGCGCGTGCAGATTTTATAGATCAGCATTTACTTGGAGGCCGCCGCCACAATCGCATCCACCGTGATGCCAAAACGCTTATACAGCTCCTCGGCGGGCGCACTCGCGCCGAAATGGGTCATGCCGATGAAGATGCCTTCGTCGCCCAGCAGTCTCTCCCAGCCCTGTTCGAGCGCGGCTTCCACCGCAATGCGGCGCACGCCCTCGCCCAGCACCTGCTTGCGATAGGCCGGGGTTTGCTGCGCGAACAGCTCCATGCATGGCACGGAGACCACGCGGGTGGCAATGCCGCGCGCTTCCAGCTGCGCCTGCGCCTCCACCGCCAGATGCACCTCGGAACCGGTCGCCATCAGCACCACGTTCGGTGCGCCATGTTTCGATTCACGCAAGATATATGCGCCTTTGGCAGATTGGTTCTCGGCCACGAAATCGCTGCGCAAATGCGGCAGCGCCTGACGGGTGAGCGCGAGGATGCTCGGTGCTTTGGGCGATGCAATCGCCAACTGCCAGCATTCGGCAGTTTCGGTCGCATCGCACGGGCGCATGACGAGCAGGTTGGGAATCACCCGCAGGCTGGCCAAATGCTCGACCGGCTGGTGGGTTGGGCCATCCTCGCCGACGCCGATGGAGTCGTGCGTCATCACATAAATCACCCGCTGTTCCATCAGCGCGCTGAGGCGGATGGCCGGGCGGCAGTAATCGGCAAACACGAGGAACGTGCCGCCATACGGGATGAAGCCGCCATGCAGCGCGATGCCGTTCATGGCCGAAGCCATCGCATGCTCGCGCACGCCGTAATAGAGGTAGCGGCCGGTGAAATCGCTCGGCGTGACCGGGGCCATCACCTTGCCTTTGGTGTTGTTGGAGCCGGTTAAATCCGCCGAGCCGCCAAGCAGGCTGGGCATCAACGGCGCCAGCACATCCAGCACGTTTTGCGACGAGGCGCGGGTAGCTTCCTTCGGCTGGCTGCTTGCAAGCTGCTGCTTGAACTGCTGCAGTGCCTGCGTCCATGCCTCGCCCAGATCGCCCGAGAGGCGGGTGCTGAAAGCGTCCGCATTGGCGGCGGCGGCGAAACGTTTTTCCCATGCGCCAAAGGCCTGCGCGCGGGTTTGCGCGGCGGCGCGCCAGGCATCCACAATCGGCGCCGGAATTTCGAACGGCGCATGCGGCCAAGCAAGGTTGCTGCGCGCGCCCTCGATTTCGCTCGTGCCAAGTGGCGAACCATGGCTGGAATTCTTGCCTGCCTTGGTCGGCGCGCCTTTGCCGATGACGGTGTTGCAGGCAATCAGCGTCGGCTTATCGCTCGCCTGTGCCCGCGCAATGGCGGCGCGGATGGCGGCGGCGTCATGCCCATCGATGGCATCGGTGTTCCAACCCAGCGCGGCGAAACGCGCGCATTGATCGTCCGACACGCTCAGGCTGGTCGGCCCGTCGATCGAAATCTGGTTATCGTCCCACAGCACGATCAGCTTGTTTAGCTTCAAATGGCCGGCAAGCGACGCCGCTTCGTGGCTAATGCCTTCCATCAAGCACCCGTCGCCGGCGATAACATAGGTATAGTGATCGACCAGCGCCGCACCGAATTCGGCGGCCTGCATCTTCTCGGCGAGCGCCATGCCGACAGCGTTGGCAATGCCCTGACCGAGCGGGCCGGTGGTGGTTTCGATGCCCGTCGCATGGCCGTATTCCGGGTGACCGGCGGTTTTGCTGCCCCATTGGCGGAAATTGCGGATCTCGTCGAGCGTCATATCCGGGTAGCCGGTGAGGTGGAGCAGCGCATATTGCAGCATCGACCCATGCCCGGCGGAGAGCACGAACCGGTCGCGATCCGGCCAGTGCGGATGGGTGGGATCGTAGCGCAAAAATTCGGTGAATAGCACCGTAGCAACATCCGCCATGCCCATCGGCATGCCGGGGTGGCCGGATTTGGCTTTTTCAACCGCATCCATCGCAAGGGCGCGGATGGCGTTGGCCATCTGATCGTGGGTGACGGTGTCGCTCATAGGTTTTTTCATCGCGTGCTGGTTCATGGCTCGTCCATACACGCCGATCCGCAGCCATGCAACTGCGATTCACATTCGCCCGCCTGCCGCAGTTATACACATGCCCACCCGCCCGGATTGCAATCGCCCGGACGATATGGTTACTTCGGTTCAGAAAACAAAAAACTACCACACATCGCTCACCCGTTAGCGAAAGATGAGGGCAGCATGACAAGCAACTCGAAAATCACTTTAAACGATGCGATCTCGTCGATGGAGCGCGCCTACCTGCGCCTTGAGGCCGCGGCCGATATTGCCGTGCACGAGCGCGCCCAATCCGCCGCCCAGCGCGAATCGGCACAGCATGAAATCAGCCAGTCCTGGCAGGCCCACAGCAGCCAGCTGGAAGCCTCGCTTGCCGATGTGACCTCGGAAAACCAGTTCCTCAAGGAAGATAACCTGCGCCTCGCCAACCAGCTGCAAACGCTGCAACGTGATTATCTCGGCCTGCAGGAAGCCGCCAACCACGCCGCCGGCCGGCTGGATGCCTCGGTCAAGCAGCTCGATCTGATTTTGGAGCATTGATATGTGGGACCTCCTGGAAATGCATTTCTATGCGGGGATTTCTAGGAATGCCCGCCCGCAGAACCGCAGCATAACAGCGCTATGTGAGGATTCGAGGACGGACATGACGACGAAATCACCCATAGAAATGTATTTATAGGGGGTCCCATGAGCCAGAAAACCGTCATCGCCCATGTTTATGGCAAGGAATATACCCTAGCCTGCGACACCGGTCAGGAACAGCATTTGATGGGCCTCGTCGCCCAGATTAACGAGCGCACCCAACGGCTTGAGAAGGCTGTCGGCAAACTGCCCGAGCCGCTGATGCTGCTCTATACCGCCCTCATGATCGCCGACGAAATGCACGACACCAGCCGCGACCATGCCCGCGCCAAAGACGAGCTGGCCCGCGCCCTGCGCCAGCTGGACGAAACCAGCGGCGACGACACCCGCCTGGCCGCCCTCGAAGACGAGGTCGCCGAGAGCCTGCACGCCATCGCCACCCGCATCGAGGGCCTGGCCGAAAAACTGAGCGCGTAAGCCATTTTCCGCCAAAAACCACACCGCCCTTGTGAAACCCGCCGCTTTGCTCTACATTAACCAGTGAATGGTACTGCCCGGTTGGTGAAGGTATTGTATTACTCCGGACCGACTATCCATCTCAGGGAGCTGTCCCTGCCTTGCACCCTTGGTGTAGGGTATACGGTGCCCACCTGTTCAAACGGGTCTCGAGAGAATCAAACTACCCACGGCCATGGTGGTATCATTCACTTCATGCTAGCGCGCAGCGCTGCATTCGTTTTTTGATTGGCGGCGTTGCCGCGTGGGGGGCGTCCCGCCCCCAGCTACCGCTCCCCCTCGTTCGCGCTTACGCGCTCCGGCTCCGCGCCGTCGCGCTGCGCGCGGCTAACTGCGGGCTATGCATTTTCTTTCCTGTTCCCTCGTGTCCCTCCACCCCCTCCACGTCATCCTGAACTTGTTTCAGGATCCATCGCGCGCAAGCGCCAGCAATATTGCCTGCCGCGCAGTGGGACCCCGGGGTGACAATGGCTACGGCGGCAATACTGACGAATAATCATAAACCGTCATCAAACTGTCACCGAACCACGCTAGGGAGGCTTTCCAAAAACAACAAAACGGAGAAGACGGGCATGAGCGACAACACAGCAAGATGGCAAACAGTGGTAAAAAGCGGTGGCGAAGGACTTGCCGGTCTGAAGGCGATACCCAGAAGCCATCTAATCGCCGCGAATGATGCCAAAAATCCCGGTAATCCCGTCATGCGCACGAACCGCAATCGCCGCAGAGACAGCGTTGAGCAAGGTCTGGACCCAGCGTTTCTGGCCCACGAAACCCGTGCAGTCAAGAAAGCCCGTGACACGTGGTCTGCGCGCGAAGAAGAAGCAAGACGTGATGCCTACAATCCCAACTTCGAGCGACCGCGCTAGTTGCACCGCCCGAAAAACCCGGCATACTGGTATTTATGAAAACCCATGCTTCCGATCGGGCGCTGGTGACGCAGAAGCGTAAGCTGCGCGAAACCATGCAGGCCAAACGCATGCAGATGCCGCACGCAGCACTGCTGCGCGCGAGTGAATCGGTGGCGCGCCATTATGCCGACCACCCCATCCTTGCCTTTGCTGCCAGCTTTGCGGGCTACCGCGCCATGCGCGGCGAGCTGGATGTGATGGAGATTTTCCGGCTGATGGAGCGCTTCCGCAAAGCCAGCGCCCTGCCCTGCATCACCGGCGATAAATCGCTCGTGTTTCGCACCTGGACGCTGGGCCAGCCACTCACCCGCCACGCGCTCGGCATGGAAGAACCGCTGGAGGGTGCACCGCTGATCCTGCCCGAGATCATCCTCGTGCCGCTGCTCGCCTTCGATGGCGAGGGCTACCGGCTGGGCTATGGCGGCGGCTATTACGACCGCACCATCGCCGCCTTGCGCGAGGCGGAGAAACCGCCGCTGTTCATCGGCGTCGGCTACAGCATGCAGGAAATCGAGCAAGTCCCCACCGGCGACTATGACGCGCCGCTGGATGGTATCCTGACCGAGCTGGGTGTAAGTATGTTTTAAGCACTCGAATCCCTCCCCCTATCGGGGGGAGGTTAGGTGGGGGGCCATCCCAGCGCGCAGACTCAAATGGAGGGGGAACACTTCGTGGCAGCCCCCCTCCCAACCTCCCCCCGATAGGGGGAGGGGTTTTAGTTTTCTATTGCCCACCCTCACCCCAGCACCTAGAAGCTAGCGAGGTGAACCAAGGGCGCTCGTATGAAAATCCTCTTCTGTGGTGATGTGGTCGGGCGCAGCGGGCGCGATGCGGTGAAGCGGTTTGTGCCGCTGCTGCGCAAGGAGCACGCGCTCGATGCGGTCATCGTCAATGTCGATAATGCGGCCGGTGGCTTTGGCATTGGCGGCGAAGCCCTGCGCGATTTCAAGGGCCACGGCATCGATGTGATGACCGGCGGCGACCATGTGTTCGACCAGAAAGACGCCCCTTCCCTGCTCGGCAACGAGCCCAATCTGCTGCGCCCGCACAACTTCCCGCCCAGCGTGCCGGGCACGGGCTGCAAGCTGTTCACCCTGCCAAACGGCAAAAAAATGCTGGTGCTGCACCTGCTCGGCCAAGTGTTCCATAAGGAATATCTCGACAGCCCCTTCACCTGCGCCGATGCGGCACTCGCACCCTATAAGCTCGGCCACACGGTCGATGCGATTTTTGTCGATATGCATGCCGAGGCAACATCCGAGAAACAGGCGATGGGCCATTTCCTCGATGGCCGTGTATCGGCCGTGATCGGCTCACACACCCATGTGCCCACCGCCGATGCGCGCATCCTGCCCGCTGGCACCGCCTATCAGACGGATGGCGGCATGTGCGGCGATTACAATTCCATCATCGGGTTCGAGCCGACCGGGCCAATGCAGAGCTTCCTTTCCAAACACCGCAAAGTGCGGATGGAACCGGCAAGCGGCAACGGCACGCTAAGCGGCGCGATCGTGGAACTGGGCAGTAACGGATTGGCAACGGCGATCACGCCGATTCAGCGCAGCTGATTAATCCTCGGCGTCGCTGGTCGCTTTAGCTTTGCGGGCGCGGGGTTTTTCGCTGGGGGTGCGGGCCTTGTCGAGACGGGCATTGGCGCCGTCCCAGACATAGGTGTTCACAATGGTTTTGGTGCCGGTGGTGACGATGTCGCCATTCGGCAATTGCAGCACATCGAACCCTTCCTTCAACGCGTCGTTGATGACGGAAGAGGAATGGCGCAGATATTCCGGATTCGCCATCAACTCGGCGAGCATGTTCTCGTCATCATGCGCGGCAGTGCGCGCGTCTTTGGTGACGTTGAGGGAATGAAACATCTTCGACTTATACGTCATCGGTAAAAACCTTTATCTATTGCTGATTATCCACGGTTGGATCGGCGAGTGTATCGGGATCGTCGTAAAGTTCGTATCGCAGGTAATTTAATGTCGCTTCTGTGCCCCTTCGGACACAACGGTGAATAAACAGTAAGGATTTAGTACCATAAAAATAGGTGAATACAACCCGGCCCCAGCGAATTTCACATAACTGTCATAAATCGCCCCAGCAAGGGCGGCGCACAAAAAAAGAGGCCCGAACGCTTACGCACCCGGGCCCAAGAAGGAGCTAGACGACTTAACATTCGAAGGTGCGCGGGGCCGGTCTAGATGCCCCGCGCGCCTATCTCATTAGATCTGGTTCAACTCGTTGAGCAGATCATCGGCGGTTTTAATCACCTTGGTATTGGCCTGATACGAACGCTGCGCGACGATGATTTCCGTCAGCTCGTTCGCCAGATCGACGTTGGACGCTTCA
This window of the Pseudomonadota bacterium genome carries:
- a CDS encoding class I fructose-bisphosphate aldolase, which produces MALTRKVKEILSWYESDNPGTKGNIARMLMHGKLGGSGRMVILPVDQGFEHGPARSFAVNPSAYDPHYHFKLAIDAGLNAYAAPLGMLEAGADTFAGAIPLILKVNSNNSLVAKDAAPDQAVTATVGDALRLGCAAIGFTIYPGSHQAYEQMEEIREMAAEAKALGMAVVIWSYPRGAGLSKDGETAIDITAYAAHMAALLGAHIIKVKPPTAFIEQAEAKKVYEKEKIAIGTLAERIAHIKQTTFGGRRLVIFSGGGAKSTAEVLAEVQEIAAGGADGSIMGRNAFQRPRDEALSLLNDIVGIYKAAK
- a CDS encoding phosphoglycerate kinase, with amino-acid sequence MTIALPTLESIDVTGKTVLVRVDLNVPMQAGRVTDATRITRIVPTLQYLMERHAKVVILSHLGRPKGFDPGLSLAPLVDALSAALWDRPVKFSPDCVGSTARLAVEGAEAGDVILMENLRFHAEEEANDAAFGQAMATLGDVYVNDAFSCSHRAHASIVGLNPYLPAAAGRLMEEEVHALSSVLADPARPLTAIVGGSKVSTKLELLSNLLAKVDTLVIGGAMANTFLYAQGIQIGTSLCEAEMAPTARAILKQAEGQQCRILLPSDAVVAKKFKAHAASVVCDVHDIPADGMILDVGPRSLLALQEVISASKTLVWNGPVGAFETAPFDATTVQIARMVAAASRRGQLHSVAGGGDTVAALAHAGLSNELSYLSTAGGAFLEWLEGKSLPGIEALLTQATDAARARA
- the gap gene encoding type I glyceraldehyde-3-phosphate dehydrogenase; translation: MTINVGINGLGRIGRCVARAIVEEGYDDIRLVAANGSASNASHAHLLQYDSVHGRFQNKITFDDAGIDMGRGKFTVTHERDPKNINWAELGVDIVLECTGAFNSKEAASVHLAQGAKRVLISAPAGDDCPTFVRGVNCAKITPEHTVFSVGSCTTNCLAPVAKILNDSFGIESGYMTTVHAFTGDQNLVDGSHKDPRRARAATLSMVPSKTGAAQAIGLVLPELAGKLSGTAIRVPVPNVSLVDLTVVTSKPVTKELVNQAFTAAAAGAMAGILKVSAEPLVSIDFTHDNASAIVDLTGTAVVGSNLLRVAAWYDNEWGFSCRMLDLARKR
- a CDS encoding DUF952 domain-containing protein; this encodes MLIYKICTRALWEETQRSGEFPGMPVDMADGYIHFSTEQQQAETAQKYFAGQRDLVLLSVDSAALGAALRWEPSSSGSRAGDFLHLYGPLPLCAILSATSFDVPQ
- the thiE gene encoding thiamine phosphate synthase — its product is MSEPYLCRLYLISPPTLVPEAFARTLDEALSAGDVSAFQLRLKDASDDAIRAATAALMPIAHAHDVAFLINDRVDLVLELGADGVHLGQEDMPLAEARAQLGADKVIGISCHDSAHLAMEAGEGGADYIAFGAYHPTQSKAPEKLAMYGTPAADLLPWWSTYTTVPSVAIGGLTPQNCIPLVSAGADFIAAITAVWSAPEGPAAAVRAFNAAIKQGLQARR